The following proteins are encoded in a genomic region of Oceanisphaera profunda:
- a CDS encoding cation:proton antiporter family protein: MDLIFIVIAFGCGLAVYLINLPPLIGFLAAGFVLNAMGYSSNDTLETLANLGVTLLLFSIGLKLDLKVLLRKEVWGTSLGHIVLSTLFFTLVLLAVKTIGFSLAAELEWRQAMLMGFALSFSSTVFAVKVLEERSDMNTFYGRIAIGVLVMQDLFAVAFLTISKGKVPSLWAFGLLALLPLVRWLAFKILARIGHGELQTLFAVFLALVVGAGSFELVGLKGDLGALIIGMMLAGHYSASSLAKSLFNMKELFLVAFFLSIGLKGMPTLDALWIAAILLLVLPVKSLIYYWFYNRSQLRIRTSLLATFSLSNYSEFGLIVAALAAQQGLLSNDWAIVVSIALAISFVVSAPLNSHNESLYRRLMQRFNPREHTQLHPDDRPIELGDAHVLIVGMGRIGQGAYMELEARYPGQLLGIDSDSKKVALLNELNINAIEGDASDSDFWDKTSISTQVEYIFLAMPNHAGNLYALEQIRHNHFKGRVAAIICYPDEGAQLRDLGADDIFNIYEEAGSGFARHVIESHPL, encoded by the coding sequence ATGGATCTGATCTTTATTGTTATTGCTTTTGGCTGTGGCTTGGCCGTTTATCTCATTAACTTGCCGCCGCTAATCGGCTTTTTAGCGGCGGGGTTTGTGCTCAACGCCATGGGCTATAGCAGTAACGACACCCTAGAAACGCTGGCCAATTTAGGCGTCACGCTACTGCTGTTTAGCATAGGGCTGAAGCTGGACTTAAAGGTGTTACTGAGAAAAGAGGTCTGGGGCACCTCTTTGGGCCATATAGTGCTGTCGACCTTGTTTTTTACGCTGGTATTACTGGCCGTAAAAACCATCGGCTTTAGTTTGGCCGCCGAGCTGGAATGGCGCCAAGCCATGCTGATGGGCTTTGCTTTAAGTTTTTCGAGTACCGTGTTTGCGGTTAAAGTACTTGAAGAGCGCAGTGACATGAACACCTTTTACGGCCGTATCGCCATTGGTGTATTGGTGATGCAAGATCTGTTTGCGGTGGCATTCTTAACCATTTCTAAGGGTAAAGTGCCAAGCTTGTGGGCTTTCGGCTTGTTGGCATTATTACCACTGGTACGCTGGCTGGCTTTTAAAATTCTCGCGCGCATTGGCCACGGCGAGCTGCAAACCTTGTTTGCAGTATTTTTAGCTTTAGTGGTGGGCGCGGGCAGTTTTGAGCTGGTGGGCTTGAAAGGCGATTTAGGTGCCTTGATTATTGGTATGATGTTAGCCGGCCATTACAGCGCCTCGTCCTTAGCTAAGTCTTTGTTTAACATGAAAGAGTTGTTCTTAGTGGCATTTTTCTTGAGCATTGGCCTCAAAGGTATGCCAACGCTGGACGCACTCTGGATTGCCGCTATTTTGTTACTGGTATTACCGGTGAAAAGCCTGATTTATTATTGGTTCTATAATCGCTCACAGCTGCGTATTCGTACCTCTTTGCTGGCCACCTTTAGCCTATCTAACTATTCAGAATTTGGCTTAATTGTGGCGGCCTTGGCGGCTCAGCAAGGCTTGCTCAGTAACGACTGGGCAATAGTAGTGTCTATCGCGCTGGCCATTTCTTTTGTGGTGTCCGCACCACTGAATAGCCATAACGAAAGCTTATATCGCCGTTTAATGCAGCGTTTTAATCCCCGCGAGCACACCCAACTGCATCCCGATGACAGACCCATCGAATTAGGTGATGCCCATGTACTTATAGTGGGTATGGGCCGTATCGGCCAAGGGGCTTATATGGAGCTAGAAGCCCGCTATCCGGGTCAATTGTTAGGAATAGACAGCGACAGTAAAAAAGTAGCTTTGCTCAACGAGCTCAATATTAATGCCATTGAAGGCGACGCTTCTGACTCGGATTTTTGGGATAAAACCAGTATTAGTACCCAGGTGGAATATATTTTTCTCGCCATGCCCAATCATGCGGGTAACTTATATGCGCTGGAGCAAATTCGCCACAACCACTTTAAAGGTCGCGTCGCGGCCATTATTTGCTACCCGGATGAAGGCGCGCAACTGCGTGATTTAGGGGCTGATGATATCTTTAATATCTATGAAGAAGCCGGCAGTGGCTTTGCGCGCCACGTCATTGAGTCACATCCGTTGTAA
- a CDS encoding universal stress protein, producing MTANVIACIDGSRYANAVADAATWASLRLAAPLHLLHVPNKISAPVPADLSGSIGLGSQEQLLAHLSELDAKQNKLSSERGRLLLEAIQAHVLKGGVLANPIQRHGDLLETLVEFAPSTRLVVLGRHGANSAADSPHLGRHVEAITRNLRCPILLTKDYFKAPNKVLLAFDGSASTRQAVTLLASSRLLVGLEVHIIFVGENSDAHQEQLKWASALLQQAEMTPVSRILPGPVEETLAEYQAEQGIELMIMGAYGHSRIRQLLLGSTTLAMIKQAKVPLLILR from the coding sequence ATGACCGCAAATGTAATCGCCTGTATTGATGGCTCGCGTTATGCCAACGCCGTGGCCGACGCCGCCACTTGGGCCAGCCTGCGTCTAGCAGCCCCTCTGCATTTATTGCATGTGCCGAATAAAATATCGGCACCGGTGCCAGCCGATTTAAGTGGCAGCATTGGCCTGGGCAGCCAAGAGCAATTATTGGCACATTTAAGTGAGCTGGATGCCAAGCAAAACAAGCTCTCTAGTGAGCGAGGCCGATTGCTGTTGGAAGCCATTCAAGCACACGTGCTCAAAGGCGGCGTGTTGGCAAACCCTATTCAACGCCACGGCGACTTGCTCGAAACCTTAGTAGAGTTTGCCCCCAGCACCCGGCTGGTAGTGCTAGGCCGACATGGAGCAAACTCAGCGGCGGACTCCCCACACTTGGGTCGCCATGTAGAAGCCATTACCCGCAACTTGCGCTGCCCGATTTTACTCACTAAAGATTACTTTAAGGCTCCTAACAAGGTGCTGTTAGCCTTTGATGGCAGCGCCAGCACCCGCCAAGCGGTAACCTTGCTCGCCAGCAGTCGTTTATTAGTGGGGCTGGAGGTGCATATCATTTTCGTGGGTGAAAATAGCGACGCCCACCAAGAGCAACTCAAGTGGGCCAGTGCATTATTACAACAAGCAGAGATGACACCGGTGAGCCGTATTTTACCCGGTCCCGTTGAAGAAACCTTGGCAGAATATCAAGCCGAGCAAGGTATTGAATTAATGATCATGGGGGCTTACGGGCATTCTCGGATCCGTCAATTACTGCTCGGCAGCACCACCTTGGCCATGATCAAGCAAGCCAAAGTACCCTTGCTTATCTTGCGCTAA
- the cysQ gene encoding 3'(2'),5'-bisphosphate nucleotidase CysQ gives MQETHINRQLLSEVEAIARAAGAAIMDIYSRPIAVTEKADQSPLTEADQAAHHLIEQRLSLLSPALPVLSEEDTAAFAGADAQGRYWLIDPLDGTKEFIKRNGEFTVNIALIEQGKSVLGVVYAPALAVCYRAAVGLGAEKIDAAGQLTSLKVTTHQASSPWRLVGSRSHAGDAMPALLAQLGEHELVPMGSSLKLCLVAEGSADVYPRLGPTSLWDTAAAQCVVEQAGGSVVQLNGETLSYANTKQLLNPYFLVLGKNQQDWPSLFLDK, from the coding sequence GTGCAAGAGACCCACATTAACCGCCAGCTATTAAGCGAAGTAGAAGCCATCGCCCGTGCGGCAGGGGCTGCCATCATGGATATTTACAGTCGCCCGATTGCGGTAACTGAGAAAGCCGATCAATCGCCACTCACCGAAGCTGACCAAGCTGCCCATCATTTAATTGAGCAGCGATTGAGCCTGTTATCCCCCGCGTTGCCGGTATTATCGGAGGAAGACACCGCCGCCTTTGCCGGTGCCGATGCCCAAGGCCGTTATTGGCTGATAGACCCACTGGATGGCACCAAAGAATTTATTAAACGCAACGGCGAATTCACCGTTAACATCGCCCTTATCGAGCAAGGTAAGTCGGTATTAGGCGTGGTGTATGCGCCCGCATTAGCAGTTTGCTATCGCGCGGCCGTGGGGTTAGGTGCAGAGAAGATTGACGCCGCGGGCCAACTTACGTCACTTAAAGTCACTACTCATCAAGCAAGCAGCCCGTGGCGCTTAGTGGGCAGTCGCTCTCATGCCGGTGACGCCATGCCCGCACTGCTCGCCCAATTAGGCGAGCATGAATTAGTGCCCATGGGCAGTTCGCTTAAATTATGCTTAGTGGCCGAGGGCAGTGCCGATGTGTACCCGCGCCTTGGTCCTACATCCTTATGGGATACGGCAGCGGCGCAGTGTGTGGTTGAGCAAGCGGGTGGTAGTGTGGTGCAGTTAAATGGCGAGACGCTCAGTTATGCCAATACCAAGCAGTTACTTAATCCCTACTTCTTAGTGCTGGGCAAAAACCAGCAAGATTGGCCGTCATTATTTTTAGATAAATAG
- a CDS encoding HAD-IIA family hydrolase, with amino-acid sequence MTKKNVICDIDGVILHNNDLIPGADLFVKRLLEQGINLLFLTNYPAQTPKDLQNRFYAAGIEVPESMFYTSAMATADFLKRQSGEKAYVIGEGALIHELYNAGFTITDIDPDFVVVGETRNYNWSMIQMAARFVSQGARFIATNPDTHGPNMHPACGALCAPIERMTGKKPFYVGKPSAWIIRAALNHMDAHSENTLIIGDNLNTDILAGFQAGLDTVLVLTGVSQVSDIDKMPFCPQHVYASVADIDLF; translated from the coding sequence GTGACTAAGAAAAATGTGATTTGTGATATTGATGGCGTCATCTTGCACAACAATGACTTGATACCCGGTGCCGATCTGTTTGTAAAGCGCCTACTCGAGCAAGGGATAAATCTGTTATTTTTAACCAATTACCCGGCGCAAACGCCCAAGGATCTGCAAAACCGTTTTTACGCCGCCGGTATTGAAGTGCCTGAGTCGATGTTTTATACCTCAGCCATGGCCACGGCGGATTTTTTAAAACGCCAAAGTGGCGAAAAAGCCTATGTAATTGGCGAAGGCGCCTTGATCCATGAGCTTTATAATGCCGGCTTCACCATTACCGACATAGACCCAGACTTTGTAGTGGTGGGCGAAACGCGCAATTACAATTGGTCGATGATACAAATGGCCGCACGTTTTGTGTCACAAGGGGCGCGCTTTATCGCCACCAATCCCGACACCCATGGCCCGAATATGCACCCCGCTTGCGGTGCCTTGTGTGCGCCTATTGAACGCATGACCGGCAAAAAGCCGTTTTATGTGGGTAAACCCAGCGCTTGGATCATTCGCGCGGCACTCAATCACATGGACGCCCATTCGGAAAACACGCTGATCATCGGTGACAATCTAAATACCGATATTTTAGCGGGCTTTCAAGCGGGTTTAGATACGGTGCTGGTGCTGACCGGCGTCAGTCAAGTCAGCGATATTGATAAAATGCCCTTTTGCCCACAGCACGTGTACGCCTCTGTGGCCGACATTGATTTGTTTTAA
- the mtgA gene encoding monofunctional biosynthetic peptidoglycan transglycosylase, translating into MFSFLKRLVRWLLALVIVLPLLLTLVYRFLPVPVTPLMLIRLIEGESLSKHWQPAHRIANSLKASVIASEDNKFCQHSGFDWDAFADVASEFKNEGKLRGGSTISMQTAKNLYLWPGRSWVRKGLEAVYTPMLELMLPKERIMTLYLNIAEFGPGIYGAEAAAQAYFNTSAAKLSPYQSALLAAVLPSPRQYNAGRPSAYVQGRAATIRLRVTQLGPLLSCVSK; encoded by the coding sequence ATGTTTTCTTTTCTCAAGCGCCTGGTGCGCTGGCTGTTAGCCTTGGTGATTGTACTGCCGTTATTGTTGACCTTGGTGTATCGTTTTTTACCGGTACCCGTCACGCCATTAATGCTGATCCGCCTGATTGAGGGCGAAAGCTTAAGCAAACACTGGCAACCGGCACACCGCATCGCTAACTCATTGAAAGCTTCTGTGATTGCCAGTGAGGATAATAAATTTTGCCAACACAGCGGCTTTGACTGGGACGCCTTTGCCGATGTGGCAAGCGAATTTAAAAATGAAGGTAAACTGCGCGGCGGCAGCACCATTAGTATGCAAACCGCGAAAAATTTGTACTTATGGCCAGGCCGCAGTTGGGTACGCAAAGGGCTAGAGGCCGTTTATACGCCCATGCTGGAGCTGATGCTGCCCAAAGAGCGCATCATGACCTTGTATTTAAACATTGCCGAATTTGGCCCAGGTATTTATGGGGCAGAAGCGGCGGCACAAGCTTACTTTAATACTTCGGCGGCCAAACTTTCGCCTTATCAATCTGCGCTCTTAGCGGCGGTGCTACCTAGCCCTCGCCAATATAATGCCGGACGACCTTCGGCTTATGTACAAGGCCGAGCCGCCACCATTCGGTTGCGGGTAACACAGCTGGGTCCATTGCTTAGCTGCGTCAGTAAATAA
- a CDS encoding flagellar protein MotY — MRIIFLLAGLTLCTTAWAQPRAYIANLDQSLWRLTADSAIECRLEHPIPSFGTGAFISEASKNINLVFALSPLRAQPRTQTASLVSQSPQWQPGRGAQHLSRVTFYQQFDAMVEQQAAWVMLDELSQGRWPTFYFDDWYRKGQLTSVGLSSVNFRARYAAFLDCQASLLPYSFEDIAFSVLNYVNNADMLTEHSSQRLAMIAEYVKADPNIDKVEINTYTDSFGTAYHNKDLSQKRAKAIKAYFLELGLPEGSISLEGHGERRPIADNRGAEGRDTNRRVVISLGAKTQI; from the coding sequence GTGCGCATCATATTCTTACTGGCAGGGCTAACTCTGTGCACTACCGCTTGGGCACAGCCCCGCGCCTATATTGCTAATTTAGATCAATCTTTATGGCGGCTTACCGCAGACTCGGCCATTGAGTGCCGATTAGAGCACCCCATTCCCAGCTTTGGCACCGGCGCCTTTATTAGTGAGGCGAGCAAAAACATTAACTTAGTGTTCGCCCTTAGCCCGCTGCGTGCTCAGCCGCGCACTCAAACCGCCTCGCTCGTCAGTCAGTCGCCACAGTGGCAACCTGGCCGTGGCGCTCAGCATTTATCACGAGTGACCTTTTACCAGCAGTTTGATGCCATGGTTGAGCAGCAGGCGGCGTGGGTGATGCTAGATGAACTGAGCCAAGGGCGTTGGCCGACTTTTTATTTTGATGATTGGTATCGCAAAGGCCAGCTCACCAGCGTGGGGTTATCATCGGTCAACTTTCGGGCCCGCTATGCGGCTTTCTTGGATTGTCAGGCCAGTCTTTTGCCTTACAGTTTTGAAGACATCGCCTTTAGTGTGCTCAACTACGTGAATAACGCCGATATGCTGACCGAGCACTCCAGCCAGCGCTTAGCCATGATTGCTGAATACGTGAAGGCCGACCCTAATATCGATAAGGTAGAAATTAATACCTACACCGACAGTTTTGGCACCGCTTATCATAATAAAGACTTGTCCCAAAAAAGAGCCAAAGCCATTAAAGCCTATTTTTTAGAGCTGGGCTTACCAGAAGGCAGCATCAGTCTAGAAGGGCACGGCGAGCGCCGCCCGATTGCCGACAACCGAGGTGCAGAAGGCCGTGATACCAACCGGCGCGTGGTCATCAGTCTAGGCGCAAAAACTCAAATTTAG
- a CDS encoding ABC-F family ATPase has protein sequence MISTNNITMQFGAKPLFENISVKFGDGNRYGLIGANGCGKSTFMKILGGDLDPSAGHVSLDVNERLGKLRQDQFAYEEYRVLDVVMMGHTELWAALHERDAIYANLEATDEMYMRAAELEGEVAEYDGYTAESRASELLLGVGIALEQHTGPMSEVAPGLKLRVLLAQALFSDPEVLLLDEPTNNLDIDTIRWLESALNERNSTMIIISHDRHFLNSVCTHMADLDFGELRVYPGNYDNYTLASNQARERLMSDNAKKKTQIADLQSFVARFSANASKARQATSRAKQIDKIVLEEVKASSRQHPFMRFEQEKKLYRNVLEMEDMCQGYDGNVLLKDLNVLVEVGERIAILGANGIGKTTLAKTLVGELKPMSGRCKWSENVKIGYYAQDHASDFDMDITVFDWMSQWQQADDDEQSIRGVLGRLLFSQDDIKKKVKVLSGGEQGRMLFGKLMMQKPNILVMDEPTNHLDMESIESLNMALEMYPGTLIFVSHDREFVSSLATRIIELTEDGLRNFSGSYEEYLREKGVL, from the coding sequence TTGATTTCCACCAACAATATCACCATGCAATTTGGCGCTAAGCCGCTGTTTGAAAATATCTCCGTTAAATTTGGCGACGGCAATCGTTATGGCCTGATTGGCGCCAACGGCTGTGGCAAGTCTACCTTCATGAAAATTTTGGGTGGCGATCTGGACCCCAGCGCCGGTCACGTGAGCTTGGATGTTAATGAGCGTCTGGGTAAGCTGCGCCAAGATCAATTCGCCTATGAAGAGTACCGAGTGTTGGACGTGGTGATGATGGGCCACACTGAATTGTGGGCCGCTCTTCATGAGCGCGATGCGATTTATGCCAACCTTGAAGCCACCGACGAAATGTACATGCGTGCCGCCGAGCTTGAAGGCGAAGTGGCCGAATACGACGGTTACACTGCCGAATCTCGTGCCAGTGAACTGTTATTAGGCGTAGGCATAGCGCTAGAGCAGCATACCGGCCCCATGAGCGAAGTGGCACCGGGCTTAAAGCTGCGAGTGTTATTGGCACAAGCCTTGTTCTCGGATCCAGAAGTGTTGCTGCTCGATGAGCCGACCAACAACTTGGATATCGACACCATTCGCTGGCTAGAAAGCGCGCTGAACGAGCGTAACAGCACCATGATCATCATTTCCCATGACCGTCACTTCTTAAATAGTGTCTGTACTCATATGGCGGATTTGGACTTTGGTGAGCTGCGCGTTTATCCGGGCAACTACGACAACTACACGCTGGCGTCTAACCAAGCCCGTGAGCGTTTGATGTCTGATAACGCCAAGAAGAAAACCCAAATTGCCGACTTGCAGTCGTTTGTGGCGCGCTTTAGTGCCAACGCTTCTAAGGCGCGTCAGGCAACGTCACGTGCCAAGCAGATCGACAAAATCGTCTTGGAAGAAGTAAAAGCTTCCAGCCGTCAACACCCCTTTATGCGTTTTGAGCAAGAGAAGAAGCTGTATCGTAACGTGCTCGAAATGGAAGACATGTGCCAAGGCTACGACGGCAATGTGCTGTTAAAAGACCTCAATGTGTTGGTTGAAGTGGGCGAGCGCATCGCGATTTTGGGTGCCAACGGTATTGGTAAAACCACACTGGCAAAGACTCTAGTAGGCGAATTAAAGCCCATGAGCGGCCGTTGTAAGTGGTCAGAAAACGTTAAAATTGGTTACTACGCGCAGGATCACGCCAGCGACTTCGATATGGACATTACGGTGTTCGATTGGATGAGTCAGTGGCAGCAAGCCGACGACGATGAGCAAAGCATTCGTGGCGTATTAGGCCGTTTACTGTTTAGCCAAGACGACATCAAAAAGAAAGTGAAGGTGTTGTCCGGTGGTGAGCAAGGTCGCATGCTGTTTGGCAAGTTGATGATGCAAAAGCCAAATATTTTGGTGATGGATGAGCCAACCAACCACTTGGATATGGAGTCTATTGAGTCACTAAATATGGCCCTTGAAATGTATCCTGGCACCTTGATCTTCGTGTCTCACGACCGTGAGTTTGTATCATCATTGGCGACACGTATTATCGAGTTGACTGAAGATGGTCTGCGTAACTTTAGTGGCAGCTACGAAGAGTACTTGCGTGAGAAAGGCGTGCTGTAA
- a CDS encoding universal stress protein, whose translation MKTNVLACIDGSKHTTTVCDYAAWASSQLGASLVLLHVLPKSEPTMLFSISGAASLTPQDNITQELVDLDQKRDALAKEHSRQVLEQASNHVASKGYAPPRTIQRVGRLVHEIEQYDDYCQLLVMGRQGANEDDHVGRLGSHVEQVIRTTDKHLLLTWDAFTQPQKIMLAFDGSDTTRKGVDMLASSLLFRGLECHLVMVASPDPQNLEQLESARLQLEVAGLNVTSALLQGDVKQNLLDYQDKQGIDLMVMGAYGHSRIRQWLLGSITDLMLKESTKPLLILR comes from the coding sequence ATGAAAACAAATGTATTAGCCTGTATTGACGGTTCCAAACACACCACCACAGTGTGTGATTATGCAGCCTGGGCCAGCAGTCAGCTGGGTGCCTCTTTGGTGTTATTGCATGTTTTACCCAAATCCGAGCCCACTATGCTATTTAGCATCAGTGGTGCTGCCAGCCTTACTCCACAAGATAACATTACTCAAGAACTGGTTGACCTTGACCAAAAACGCGACGCTTTGGCCAAAGAGCACAGCCGCCAAGTACTGGAGCAAGCCAGCAATCATGTAGCAAGCAAGGGTTATGCGCCGCCACGTACCATACAGCGCGTGGGTCGACTGGTTCATGAAATTGAACAATACGACGATTATTGCCAGTTACTGGTGATGGGCCGCCAAGGGGCCAACGAAGACGATCACGTGGGCCGCTTAGGTAGCCATGTAGAACAAGTTATCCGCACCACTGACAAGCACTTATTGCTGACTTGGGATGCGTTTACGCAGCCTCAAAAAATCATGCTCGCCTTCGATGGCAGTGACACCACCCGCAAAGGCGTGGATATGCTGGCGTCGTCTTTACTGTTTCGTGGCTTAGAATGCCATTTAGTGATGGTAGCCAGCCCAGATCCCCAGAACTTAGAACAGTTAGAATCTGCACGACTGCAATTAGAAGTGGCCGGTTTAAACGTCACCTCGGCACTCTTGCAAGGTGATGTGAAGCAGAACTTACTGGATTATCAAGACAAGCAAGGCATCGACCTAATGGTGATGGGCGCGTATGGCCACTCCCGCATCCGCCAGTGGTTACTGGGCAGTATTACCGACTTGATGTTGAAAGAATCCACTAAGCCATTATTGATATTAAGATAA
- a CDS encoding adenosine deaminase, whose amino-acid sequence MSNFISDLPKVELHLHIEGTLEPELVFALAKRNGITLNYLDESALQAAYQFDDLQSFLNVYYSGMQVLLTEQDFFDLTWAYLVRSHADKVRHVEIFFDPQAHLERGVPMAAVVEGIVRALEQARQQWGLTSRLIMSFLRHLSEDSAFETLGLAEPFRHHLSGVGLDSAEKGNPPTKFARVYAAALEQGYRLVAHAGEEGPASYIRDALDILGVERIDHGVAAITDPPLMARLAQERIPLTVCPLSNLKLKVINHMSELPIPQFLAAGVCVTINSDDPAYFGGYMNANYQALQEGLNLSDENILELALNSVEACWLSPEEKAHLAADIRDHGHAYGVVLPS is encoded by the coding sequence ATGTCAAATTTTATCAGTGACTTACCCAAAGTAGAGTTACACCTGCACATAGAGGGCACCTTGGAGCCCGAGCTGGTATTTGCGTTAGCAAAGCGTAATGGTATCACTCTCAATTACTTAGATGAAAGCGCCTTACAGGCCGCTTATCAGTTTGACGACTTGCAGTCTTTTCTTAATGTCTATTATTCGGGGATGCAAGTGTTGCTCACCGAGCAGGACTTTTTTGACTTAACCTGGGCTTATTTAGTGCGCTCGCACGCCGATAAAGTGCGTCATGTAGAGATTTTCTTTGATCCCCAAGCGCATTTGGAACGAGGGGTGCCCATGGCGGCGGTGGTCGAGGGCATAGTGCGCGCGCTGGAACAAGCGCGACAACAATGGGGCTTAACCAGCCGCTTAATTATGTCGTTCTTACGCCATTTATCCGAAGATTCAGCGTTTGAGACGCTAGGCTTGGCGGAACCCTTCCGTCATCATTTATCTGGCGTGGGGCTAGATTCGGCTGAAAAAGGCAATCCTCCGACTAAGTTTGCCCGGGTTTACGCGGCCGCCCTTGAACAAGGCTATCGCTTGGTGGCCCATGCGGGAGAAGAAGGGCCGGCCAGCTATATTCGTGATGCACTGGATATCTTAGGCGTGGAGCGCATCGATCACGGCGTGGCCGCCATTACCGACCCGCCTTTAATGGCGCGCTTGGCTCAAGAACGTATTCCGCTCACCGTATGCCCGCTGTCTAATTTGAAGTTAAAAGTGATTAATCACATGAGTGAGCTGCCGATCCCGCAATTTTTGGCCGCCGGCGTGTGCGTGACCATTAACTCAGACGATCCGGCCTACTTTGGCGGTTATATGAATGCGAACTATCAGGCGCTGCAAGAAGGTTTAAATTTAAGCGATGAAAATATATTAGAGTTGGCGCTAAATAGCGTAGAAGCCTGTTGGTTATCGCCAGAAGAAAAAGCACATTTGGCCGCTGACATTCGTGACCACGGCCACGCTTATGGCGTTGTGTTACCCAGCTAA
- a CDS encoding SulP family inorganic anion transporter: protein MLSQLKQTWFFNIRGDVLAGLVVALALIPEALAFAVIAGVDPKVSLYASFSMAVVIAFAGGRPGMISAATGAMALLIVTLVKDHGLQYLLAATLLCGVLQLLVGYFRLAQLMRFVSTSVVTGFVNALAILIFMVQVEELMGGNWHVYAMAAAGLAIVYLLPLVPYLGKVLPSPLVCIVILTLVAVYFGIEVPNVGSKGELPSSLPIFLWPDVPLNFETLAIIFPYSLSLAIVGLLESMMTATIVDDFTDTQSDKNRECKGQGIANLATGLLGGMAGCAVIGQSVINVKSGGRGRLSTLVAGVVLLLMVVFLGPWVSLIPMAALVAVMIMVSIGTFSWSSIVNIKSNPPSSSIVMIATVAVVVYSHNLAYGVLVGVLLSALFFAHKISRLLTVTSSQPIKNARNYQVVGQVFFTSKDQFVAAFDFKEVLQKVSIDVSRAHFWDISAIAALDKVVLSFKREGAEVEIIGLNEASATLVDRFGLHQDAKTTIKLTDQ from the coding sequence ATGTTATCTCAGTTAAAACAGACTTGGTTTTTTAATATTCGCGGCGATGTATTGGCCGGCCTAGTGGTGGCCTTGGCGCTGATCCCCGAAGCCCTCGCTTTTGCCGTCATCGCCGGCGTAGACCCTAAGGTCAGTTTATACGCTTCTTTTAGCATGGCGGTGGTGATCGCTTTTGCCGGCGGACGGCCAGGCATGATCTCGGCGGCTACCGGTGCTATGGCGCTGTTGATAGTCACACTGGTGAAAGATCACGGCTTGCAGTATTTACTGGCCGCCACCTTGCTCTGTGGCGTGTTACAGCTACTGGTGGGCTATTTTCGTTTAGCCCAGCTAATGCGCTTTGTGTCCACTTCGGTGGTCACGGGGTTCGTTAATGCCTTGGCGATTTTAATTTTTATGGTGCAAGTTGAAGAGCTGATGGGCGGCAATTGGCATGTGTACGCCATGGCAGCCGCAGGCTTGGCGATTGTTTACCTGCTGCCGCTGGTCCCCTATTTAGGTAAAGTGCTGCCCTCCCCTTTAGTGTGTATCGTTATTTTGACGCTGGTCGCCGTTTACTTTGGCATAGAAGTGCCGAATGTGGGCAGCAAAGGCGAGCTGCCCAGCAGTCTGCCCATATTTTTGTGGCCCGATGTACCACTCAATTTTGAAACATTGGCCATTATTTTCCCCTACTCTTTATCATTAGCTATTGTGGGTTTGTTAGAGTCCATGATGACTGCCACCATAGTGGATGACTTCACCGACACCCAAAGTGATAAAAACCGCGAATGTAAGGGCCAAGGTATCGCCAACTTAGCCACCGGTTTACTGGGCGGCATGGCCGGCTGTGCCGTGATTGGCCAGTCAGTTATTAACGTCAAATCCGGCGGTCGAGGCCGATTATCGACCTTGGTGGCCGGTGTGGTGTTATTGCTAATGGTGGTGTTTTTGGGCCCTTGGGTATCACTTATCCCGATGGCGGCCTTGGTGGCGGTAATGATAATGGTGTCTATTGGTACCTTTAGCTGGAGCTCTATCGTAAACATTAAGTCCAACCCGCCCAGCTCCAGCATAGTGATGATAGCCACCGTGGCCGTGGTGGTGTATAGCCATAACTTGGCGTACGGCGTCTTGGTGGGCGTATTATTAAGTGCCTTATTCTTTGCCCATAAGATCAGTCGCCTACTCACGGTAACCAGTAGCCAACCGATAAAAAACGCGCGCAACTACCAAGTGGTCGGCCAAGTATTTTTTACTTCTAAGGATCAGTTTGTGGCCGCCTTTGATTTTAAAGAAGTGCTACAAAAAGTAAGCATTGATGTGAGCCGCGCGCATTTTTGGGATATCAGTGCCATCGCCGCATTGGATAAAGTGGTGTTAAGCTTTAAACGCGAAGGCGCAGAAGTGGAGATTATCGGCCTTAATGAGGCCAGTGCTACCTTAGTGGATCGCTTTGGTCTGCATCAAGACGCTAAGACTACGATTAAGCTAACCGACCAGTAA